From the genome of bacterium:
CTGGCGGAAAACGCCTCTCCCGGGGCGCTGGTGGAGTTCCACACCCGTCACAAGCTGCTGCTGATGGCGCACAGTGTGGAGGGCTACCGCAGCCTGGGCCGTCTGGTGGCCGGGGCCGGGCAGATGGCGAGCGAGGGGCTTTTCAGCGAATATCCGGAGCAGCTCATGCGCGCGCTGCGTCTTGCCGCCACGCCGAAAAAGAATGTCAACGTGCTGACCCACATCCTGGGCTATTTTAAGAAAGTCCTGGCCCCGGACGAGAAACAGGAACTGCTGGAGCTGATCGGGGCCTACGGTGCGGGCCATGTTCCGCTGCTCGTTCCCCTGACCTTGATCAAGCATTACGTGCGCAAGTACGGCCAGCCGTATCTGGAGAAACAGTACTACCTGAACCCGCATCCGCTGGAGCTGAAACTGCGCACGCACGTGTGAAAATGAAGGCTCATATTCTATCAATCCATATTGAACGGTTCGAGTCCCCCAACCGAAAGGAAGCCCCTGATGAAACGACGCGACATGATCCTGGGTGCGGCCGCCGGCACCCTGGCCGCGGCCTCGGCCGCGCAGACCGCCGCCGCAGCCGAAAGCGGCGCGCGCCAGTATCTGGAGCTGAGGCGCTACAGCCTGGCCACCGGCGAGAAGCGCCAGCGTTTCCTGGACTACTGCCGCGACAGCCTCATCCCGGCCTACAACCGCCTGGGTGTGAACCCGGTGGGCGCTTTCAGCCCGCTGTACGGCCAGAACACGCCCTCCTACAGCCTCTACCTCCTGCTGCCGTTCGCCTCCCTGGAGGCTTTCGCCGGGCAGAGCGAGGCGCTTCTGGCGGACAAGGAATACCGCGATAAGGCTGCCGCTATCCTGGACCTGCCGCTCTCCGACCCGGCGTTCCTGCGCTACGAGAGCACGCTCATGCTGGCGTTCGAGGACATGCCGCGCCTGGAGGCGCCCGCGGCCACGGCGGGCAAGGCCTCGCGCATCCTGGAGATGCGCACCTACGAAAGCCACAGCCTGAAGATGGCGAAGAAAAAGATCGAGATGTTCAACCAGGGCGGCGAGATTGCCATTTTCCGGGCGGTGGGGCTGAATCCCGTGTTCTACGCCGAAACACTGGCCGGGGCGCAGATGCCCTGCCTGACCTACATGCTCTCACACGAGAACATGGCCGCCCGCGACAGCGGCTGGGCCGCTTTCGGCGCGCACCCCGACTGGTTGCGCCTGCGCGCGGACGAGCAGTACAAGGACACGGTCTCCAACATCACGGACATCATCCTGAAGCCGCTCGATTTCTCGCAGGTCTGACGCGCTTCACACCCAAGCAGAGGGGAGAGACCCCGATGGCCAGATACAGGGTGGGGATTGTTGGCTTCGGCTGGGTGGCCGGAGCGCACCTCAACTCGTTCAAGGAGCTGCCGCAGTACGAGCCGGTGGCGGTGCTGACCCGTCGCCGGCTCGACCCGGCCTGGTTCCGCCAGAACTATGGAGTGGAACTGAAAGTCTACCACGACTACGATAGGTTCCTGGCCGACCCGGATATCGATATAGTGGATATCTGCACCCCGCACCCATTCCACGCCGGGCAGACCGTGCAGGCCGCAGCCGCGGGCAAGGACCTGATCATAGAAAAGCCCATCGCCCTGAACTTCGAGGACGCCTGCCGGATGCTGGAAGCGGTGGAAAAGAACGCGGTGCGCACCTCGGTCTGTTTCGAGGCGCGGTTCATCTCGGTGGCCAAGGCGATGAAGGCGGTGATAGACCAGGGTCTGCTGGGCGAGGTCTACTACGCCGAGTGTGACTATTTCCACGGCATCGGCCCCTGGTACGGCCAGTTCGAATGGAATGTCAAGCGCGACATGGGCGGCAGCTCGCTCCTGACCGCGGGCTGCCACTCGCTGGACATGCTGCTCTGGCTGACCGGCGGGCGGGTGGAGGAGGTCTATTCCTGCTCCACGGCCAACCCGCACCCGGCCTACCGTCCCTACGAGTACGACCCCACCTCGGTTAGCCTGCTCAAGTTCGAGAACGGCCTGACCCTGGGCAAGGTGGCCTCGGTCACCGACTGCATGCAGCCCTACGTGTTCAACATGAACATGGTCGGCTCGCACGGCTCGTTCCACAACAAGAGATTCTACAGCAAGAAAATCGAGGGCCTCGCCGGCTGGAGCGAAATGGACGTGCAACTGGTGGACAGCGGGGATGTGGCGCACCACCCCTACCGTGAGCAGTTCGCCTATTTCGCCGAGTGCCTGGAGGGGGGCGAAACCCCGCACAACGACCTTCACAGCGCGTTCGAGACGCACCGGGTGGTTTTTGCCGCCGACCGCTCGGCCGCCACCGGCAAGCCGGTGCGCCTGAGCGAGTTCAAGCTGTGAGGTTGGGGTTGTACACTTAGCATGAGAATTGGGGATTCTGTCCCCTTGGCGGCCTGGAGGCCGCAGAGGGTCAAGTCACGCAGTGAAGCGGTACGAAAAGGGTTTGAACTTAAACGCAAACGCCCCGGCTTGTCGCAGCCGGGGCGTTGTTTTCTTCTGATAAGTCATCGCTCAGAGCGAGATCAGGGTGTGCAGGTAGAGCATGGCCTGGGCCGGGCGGGCGCTGTCCTCGTAGTCCAGCACCTGCAGGTTGGGGATGATGTGCACCCGGCTGTTGGCGATGTAGTCCAGGCCCAGGATGAGCAGACGGCCATCCAGCTTGAGCGGCGCAGCCGCGCTGGAGCCCGCCGACCCGTCGAACCCGCTGCTGTAGAAATCGTAGCGCCCGATGGCCTTGAGGTCCTTGCGCCCCAGGTTCAGGTTGCCGAAGACGGCGAAACTGGTGGCGGTGATATCCTCCAGGCTGCAGCCGAAGCGCTTGGAGCTGAGGTCGGCGGCTATCTGCCAGCGGTCCTTCTCGGTCCAGCCGGCCAGAAGGTCCCATTCCAAGTTGTTGTATCTGGCCTCGCTGCCATCCGCGCGCACCGAACTCCAGGGCTCCAGCTCGAAATAGCCCGACAGGTGCAGTTTCCCGCCGCACAGGTACCGCCCGGCCCGCACCTGCAGGTTCTTGAAACGGTCGTCCTCGACTTTCTTGTAGCCGGAGCCGTTGAGGACCATCACGTCCAGGTAGGTGTTCTTGTCCGGCTTGAGCGAGAAAGATAACCCCAGGTCGGCCGAGGAGCCCATCTTGCCGCGCGAGCCACGGGTGAAATCGCTTTTCTGCAGGGCCAGGCGCGCCGCCTCGGCCTGCTGGGCGGCATTACCGGCGGCGAGCACCGCGCGCCGGGCCTCCAGGCCTGCCAGGTAGCGGCCGCGGACATCACCCCAGAAATCGCCGAA
Proteins encoded in this window:
- a CDS encoding Gfo/Idh/MocA family oxidoreductase, producing the protein MARYRVGIVGFGWVAGAHLNSFKELPQYEPVAVLTRRRLDPAWFRQNYGVELKVYHDYDRFLADPDIDIVDICTPHPFHAGQTVQAAAAGKDLIIEKPIALNFEDACRMLEAVEKNAVRTSVCFEARFISVAKAMKAVIDQGLLGEVYYAECDYFHGIGPWYGQFEWNVKRDMGGSSLLTAGCHSLDMLLWLTGGRVEEVYSCSTANPHPAYRPYEYDPTSVSLLKFENGLTLGKVASVTDCMQPYVFNMNMVGSHGSFHNKRFYSKKIEGLAGWSEMDVQLVDSGDVAHHPYREQFAYFAECLEGGETPHNDLHSAFETHRVVFAADRSAATGKPVRLSEFKL
- a CDS encoding NIPSNAP family protein, with product MKRRDMILGAAAGTLAAASAAQTAAAAESGARQYLELRRYSLATGEKRQRFLDYCRDSLIPAYNRLGVNPVGAFSPLYGQNTPSYSLYLLLPFASLEAFAGQSEALLADKEYRDKAAAILDLPLSDPAFLRYESTLMLAFEDMPRLEAPAATAGKASRILEMRTYESHSLKMAKKKIEMFNQGGEIAIFRAVGLNPVFYAETLAGAQMPCLTYMLSHENMAARDSGWAAFGAHPDWLRLRADEQYKDTVSNITDIILKPLDFSQV